A region of Streptomyces cinnamoneus DNA encodes the following proteins:
- a CDS encoding helix-turn-helix domain-containing protein produces MVRTPLTPWERQRGERLGALLRAARGKRSMVAVAADAGLSPETLRKIETGRAPTPAFFTVAALASVLGISLDDIAAACGEHPEAGQALSA; encoded by the coding sequence ATGGTTCGTACACCCCTCACACCGTGGGAGAGGCAGCGCGGCGAGCGGCTCGGCGCCCTGCTGCGGGCGGCCCGCGGCAAGCGGAGCATGGTCGCGGTCGCGGCTGACGCGGGACTGTCGCCGGAGACCCTCCGGAAGATCGAGACCGGCCGCGCGCCGACCCCGGCCTTCTTCACCGTCGCCGCGCTGGCCTCCGTGCTCGGCATCTCCCTGGACGACATCGCCGCGGCCTGCGGCGAGCACCCGGAGGCCGGCCAGGCCCTGTCAGCGTGA
- a CDS encoding thioesterase II family protein → MERSRTGAETGGHAPGGGSAGGGATARAAWLRTPRPRPGAAWQLFCLPYAGAILTPYGDWGRRLGPGVEVSCVELPGRGARSAEPPQRSVDRIVAGLAGPLLDAVRGPYALFGHSFGALLAFELSHALTGLGRPPGRLIVSGCVPPCVPRGSRRLHDLPDDRLLEYAVELAGAPTRALRAFMLPTLPLLRADLEAFDTYAYAERPALTTPLTAVRGEADRFVPAGSLPRWGELTTGPFRTGTLPGGHMYLREQTGPLLSVVREDLEGAPGPSR, encoded by the coding sequence GTGGAGCGGAGCCGGACAGGCGCGGAAACGGGCGGTCACGCCCCCGGCGGCGGATCAGCCGGCGGCGGCGCGACGGCGCGGGCGGCGTGGCTGAGAACACCCCGGCCCCGCCCAGGCGCCGCGTGGCAGCTGTTCTGCCTGCCGTACGCGGGAGCGATCCTCACCCCCTACGGCGACTGGGGGCGGCGGCTCGGGCCCGGCGTCGAGGTGTCCTGCGTCGAGCTGCCCGGCCGCGGTGCCCGCTCGGCCGAGCCTCCGCAGCGCTCGGTGGACCGCATCGTGGCCGGGCTGGCCGGCCCGCTCCTCGACGCGGTGCGCGGACCCTACGCGCTGTTCGGCCACAGCTTCGGCGCGCTCCTCGCCTTCGAGCTCAGCCATGCGCTCACCGGCCTGGGCAGGCCGCCGGGCCGCCTCATCGTCTCCGGCTGCGTGCCGCCGTGCGTCCCGCGCGGGTCCCGGCGACTGCACGACCTGCCCGACGACCGCCTGCTGGAGTACGCCGTGGAGCTGGCCGGTGCGCCGACGCGGGCCCTGCGGGCGTTCATGCTGCCGACGCTGCCGCTGCTGCGGGCCGACCTGGAGGCGTTCGACACCTACGCGTACGCCGAGCGGCCCGCGCTCACGACGCCGCTCACCGCGGTCCGCGGGGAGGCGGACCGCTTCGTCCCGGCCGGGAGCCTGCCCCGCTGGGGCGAGCTGACCACCGGGCCGTTCCGGACCGGGACGCTGCCGGGCGGGCACATGTACCTGCGCGAGCAGACGGGGCCGCTGCTGTCGGTCGTCCGCGAGGACCTGGAGGGCGCCCCCGGACCGTCACGCTGA
- a CDS encoding CapA family protein produces MSITVALAGDTMLGRCVAERLEQDPRPATVLSAALRGLVAGADAFVLNLECCVSDRGEPWPAPGKPFFFRAPPAAATVLADLGADCVTLANNHALDYGFDALADTRALLTRAGVRSVGAGPDPAAARRFALLEAGATRLAVVGVTDHPEDFAAGPDRPGVAYADLARGVPGWLADLVGRAAAEADAVLVTPHWGPNMTSAPPPHVRHTAAALLEAGATLVAGHSAHVFHGVADRCLFDMGDFVDDYAVDPVLRNDLGLLFLVTLDGTGPARPRPVRVEAVPLHLDFCRTTQASGDEWEWIRDRFTRACAEFGTTVTVRGERLVVDWA; encoded by the coding sequence GTGTCGATCACGGTGGCCCTGGCCGGTGACACGATGCTGGGGCGTTGCGTCGCCGAGCGGCTGGAGCAGGACCCCCGGCCGGCCACGGTCCTCAGCGCCGCGCTGAGGGGCCTCGTGGCCGGCGCGGACGCGTTCGTCCTCAACCTCGAGTGCTGCGTGTCCGACCGCGGCGAGCCCTGGCCGGCGCCGGGCAAGCCCTTCTTCTTCCGGGCCCCGCCGGCCGCCGCCACGGTCCTCGCGGACCTGGGCGCGGACTGTGTGACCCTCGCCAACAACCACGCCCTCGACTACGGCTTCGACGCCCTGGCGGACACCCGCGCGCTGCTGACCCGCGCGGGCGTCCGCAGCGTGGGGGCCGGGCCCGACCCCGCCGCCGCCCGGCGCTTCGCGCTGCTGGAGGCGGGCGCAACGCGGCTGGCGGTCGTCGGCGTCACCGATCACCCGGAGGACTTCGCCGCCGGCCCGGACCGGCCGGGCGTCGCCTACGCCGACCTGGCCCGGGGCGTGCCGGGCTGGCTCGCCGACCTGGTGGGCCGCGCCGCCGCCGAGGCCGACGCCGTCCTGGTCACCCCGCACTGGGGCCCCAACATGACGTCCGCGCCGCCCCCTCACGTACGGCACACGGCCGCGGCGTTGCTGGAGGCGGGGGCCACCCTGGTCGCCGGGCACTCCGCCCACGTCTTCCACGGCGTCGCGGACCGCTGCCTCTTCGACATGGGGGACTTCGTCGACGACTACGCGGTCGACCCCGTCCTCCGCAACGACCTGGGACTGCTCTTCCTGGTCACCCTGGACGGCACGGGCCCGGCACGTCCCCGGCCCGTCCGGGTGGAGGCGGTGCCGCTGCACCTGGACTTCTGCCGCACCACGCAGGCGAGCGGGGACGAGTGGGAGTGGATCCGCGACCGGTTCACCCGCGCCTGCGCGGAGTTCGGCACGACGGTCACGGTGCGCGGAGAGCGGCTCGTCGTCGACTGGGCCTGA